The sequence below is a genomic window from Sphingobium sp. EP60837.
CGAAGCGCAAGCCGCCGAGCGCATACCGGAAACAAGGCGAAAATGGCTGGGCGGCTTACACTCCGTCGCGGACGGCAAGGCCGAACCCGCACTGGCCGCGCCCGTTCTAGCGGAAGGCGCTCGCACGTTGGGGACAACCATCCACCAAGGCTGCGCCGCCCGCAGCCTGGACATCACAAACGGTCGCGTGACGGGAATAGATACCGAAGAAGGATACATCCGCGCCGACGCGATCCTGTGCGCAGCCGGCGCGTGGGCCTCCACCTTCCTGCGCCGCCATGGGATTACCTTCCCGCAAGCCAGTGTGCGGCAAACCGCCTTGCGCACGAAGCCAGCCGCGAATGTCGGTGAAGTCCTCTACTGCCCGGATTTCGCGATGACCCGGCGTCTGGACGGCAGTTACACCATGGCGATCAGCGGCCGTGCCACGCTGGAGGTAACGCCTCAAGGCATCCGCTTCGCCCGCGAATTCATGCCGCAGTTTGTTCAGCGGCTGAAGGCGGTGCAACTGGGGCTCGGCCGATCATTCATCGAAGGCCCAGAGTCGCTTGGCGCGATATTTGGCAACGATCCCGCGATCTTTGAGCATCATCGCATATTGGATCCCGCCCCCAACCGAGGGTTGATCGACGCGGTTATGGAGAATGTACGCAGCACCTTCCCGGAACTGGCCGGTCTTCCGATCGACCATAGCTGGGGCGCTTATGTCGATTGCACACCTGATGCTGTGCCCGTGATATCCGGGATCAATCCGGTTGGAGGACTTTACCTGGCGGCAGGCTGCTCAGGTCATGGGTTCGGACTTGGCCCGGGGATCGGCTATCTGGCTGCCGATTTGATCACCAACGCCACCCCCAGCGTCGATCCGGCTCACTTCCAGCTTACGCGGCTGATCAATGGATCGAAGATAAAGGTGGGCTCGCTGTAGCGCCTCGCGTCACGCTCCTGAATGGAGAAGTGGTCGGGGAGACAGGATTCGAACCTGCGACCCTCTGCTCCCAAAGCAGATGCGCTACCAGGCTGCGCTACTCCCCGACTGTGGGGGCCTTAGCGGTGAAGAATATGTCCCGTCAATCGGCCATCATCGGAACAGCAACCACAGGATGATTATCACCGGAATAGGTATGCCAATCAGCCACAGCAAAATGCCCTTGCCCATGCTCGCATTCCTCCATCCAAATCACTCCAGAGGAAATCGATGAACGCAGGCGGATGTTCCACCGCGCGCCGGTTCGCCTTCTACGACTTTCTTATTTGACGAAAAACCGCCGCGACGGCGCAGGACCATCGCGGCGGCATCTGTCAGTTCAATCGATCAAAGCGCGTAGTCGATCTGCGCCCAGAATTTCTTGGTGTCGGCATCTCCCGTGAAGCTCGCAATGCCCTGCCGGTCATAGTCGGCATATTTGACGAGGGCGCTTAGATGCTTGTCGATCTTCAAGGTCACCTGGGCGTTATATTCATCGCCATAATGGATCGAGAGCCGGTCGCTGCTGAAGCGGTGGAAGATGAAGGACGCGACCAGCGGCCCCATCTTGCCAACCTTCGGCACGGTATAGGCGATGCCGCCATAATAGTCCTGAATGCCAGTGGTAGGCGTCGTCAGGAACTTGTCCGCCCAGCCGTTGAACTTGTGCAGCGTGGCAAAGGGCGTCTGAAACGCGAAGCCCGTGGCGCTGCCCAGCGTGGTGGAATCGGAACCAAGCAGCTCATAACCGGCCGTCAGCTTGAAGGCGGAAACCTCCAGCCCCAGTTCAGCCGCGACATAGTCGGCCTTATAATCGACCGGGTTCTTCGCATAATCGCTCTGCCGGGCGTAGCTGGCGAGGTAGCTGAGCTTCACCTTCTTCGCCAGCGGCAGGGCGCCCACGAAGCGCGCGCCATAGGTCTGGCTGCTATTGCGCAGCAATGCCGCCACCGGCTCATCCTCGTCCACCAGATAGGCAAATCCGGTCAGCGTGCCGAACTTCGTCTTGTAGGAGACGTTGGCGAAGACATTGTCGCCGTCGATCTCCGTCGGCCGGTTGACCGATCCGAACTTGCCGCCATCAATGCCCCAGATGGTCCGGGCGGCAATGGCGTAAGTCACATCGACCTTCAGGTTCTTCACGCCCATATATTCGACGCGAACGGCATCGAAGGTCTGCTCATTCTGCCGCCAGGCGACAGAGCCCACGAAGCGCTGGTCATCCAGGTTGATGCGTTGGCGGCCGAGCGTCACGATGAGCGGCTTGGTGCGATATTGGATCTGCACCCGATTTGCTTCGACATTCTCAGGATCGGCGACGATGGGATAGAGCGTCTTCCCGTTGACGCCGCTATTATAATCCTCGTTGATCGCCAGCGTGCCTTCACCTTCCACCAATAAGGCGAAGGGGCCGCTCGACAGTTCGCCACCAGCACGCAGCCGCATCGTGACCGCATTGGCCTCACGATCTTCGACCAGCGGCAACGGTCCGTCCTGCTCAACCATTTCATAGCGCAGCCGCGCCTCGACGATCGGCTTGAACACAATGTCCTGCGCCAGGGCAGGCGTTGCAACCGTCGCCAGTGCCGACGCCGACAGCAACATCTTCAATCCACGCATAATTCCCCCTCTTTTGCTCCCGATGGCCTTAAGGCCCTTCAGGGCATCCCCTCTCAATCCCGATATTTTTGATGCCGCCTTGATGAACGGCTTGTCTCTCACGCAGCGAGCGTTGCCGGATTGCGGTAGCGCTCGTGCAGGAAATGGATGACGGCGCTGCGAGCCTCTGCATATTCAGGCATATCGATAGCCTCGATCCGGTTACGCGGCCGCGCTAGCTCTACAGGCCGGTCTTCTCCGATCCGCGCCGCCGGGCCGTTGGTCATCATGACGACGCGGTCGGCCAACAGCACGGCCTCGTCCACATCATGGGTGATCATCAGCACCGTATTGTTGAGCCGCGCCTGCAGATCCATGACCACGTCTTGAAGCGCCGCCCGCGTCAGAGCATCAAGCGCGCCGAACGGCTCGTCCATCAGCAGCACGCGCGGGTTCATCGCTATCGCGCGGGCAATGCCAACGCGCTGCTTCATGCCTCCCGACAATTCGCCCGGCCTTTTCCCGGCGGCATGGGTCATCTGGACCAACTCCAGATTGTGCATGACCCAGTCCCTGCGCTCTGCCTTGCTCTTGCCTGCCGAAGTCTTATCGACCGCCAGGCGGACATTTTCCTCGACGGTCAGCCAAGGCAGCAGCGAATGATCCTGGAAGACCACCGCACGGTCCGGCCCCGGAGCGTCCACCAGATCCCCATCCAGGAAGATCGCCCCGCGGGTCGGCTTGACCAGGCCCGCGACGGCATTGAGCAGGGTTGACTTACCGCAGCCCGAATGACCGATCAACGCTACGAACTGCCCCTTGTCCACCTCAAGGTCGATGTGGTCCAGCGCGCAGAAACGCCCGGCCTTGGTGGGAAATTCGACGGTGATGCCCTCAAGCGCGAGATAGCTACGCTGTTTCATGAAACTGCCCTCCCCTTCAGCCTGCGCGGCCGATGACGCGACCCGCAAAGGCGACGATGCGGTCCAGTGTGAAGCCGACCAAGCCGATCCAGATCAGCGCGACGATCGTGTCGGTGAGCAAAGAACTGTTGTAGCTGTCCCAGATGAAGAAGCCGACGCCGGTGCCACCCTGCACCATCTCGGCCGCCACGATCGCCAGCCAGCTCATGCCCACGCCGATCCGCAGGCCGGTGAACATGTGCGGCACTGTTGCAGGCAGCATGATCCGCACGAAATATTCGACGGGATTAAGCGCCAGTACCTTGGCCACGTTGCGATAGGCCACTGGAATGGTCTGAACGCCTGCCGCCGTGTTCAGAATAACCGGCCAAATAGCCGTGATGAAGATCAGGAAGATCGCCGATGGCTGCGCTTGTTGAAAGATCGCGAGGCTGATTGGCAGCCAGGCGAGCGGCGGCACCGTGCGCAGCACCTGAAACAAGGGATCGAGCGCGCGGAAGGCAAAGACGCTTTGCCCGATCAGGATGCCCAGCGCCACGCCGACGATCGCCGCGAGGCTGTAACCGATGAGGACGCGGCTGAGGCTGGTCAACACATGGCCGGCAATGCCCACATCGCCCCCATCCTGGATGCTGAAATGGGTGAGACCGATCTCAACGCCCTTGAAAGGATGGGTGATGACGTCATGGCTTTCCTGCCAGACCTTCACCGGGCTGGGGAAAGTCGCCTCCGGCGATCCGCACAGAAATTGCCAGAACAGCAGCAGCGCGCCAATCATGACCATGGTCGGCAACACGGCGGCAACTACCGCGCGCGCCTTGCTCACCAACGGATGCACGGGCGCGGCAACTGGCTCGAAGCTCCGCCTTGCGATCGCTCCTTCGGGATAGGGTACGATGACCCCCAACTCGGTCGCGGCGCCGCCGGACGATACCGGCGGCCCTCCATTCCTGCTGTTGGGCGATGGCGAAGCCATGGCTTTCTCCTTCCTCATCAAACGCGCTTGATCGCCAGGCTGGCCAGATAAGCCTTGGGATTAGCCGGATCGAACTTCTTGCCGTCGAAGAATTTCTCGACGCCGCGGCTGTCGCTCGCCGGGCCCTTGCCGCCCAGCATCGCCGCTGCCTTGCGCCAAATGTCGGAGCGGTTGACCTTGCCGATTACGCCCTTGGTATCGAGCGACATGGGCAGCTTGCCCCAGCGCTGGTTTTCCGTAAGGAACCACAGGTCGTGGCTCTTGTACGGGAAGGACGCGTAGCCATCGAAGAACTTCATCTTGAAGGCTGCGTTCGGGAATTTGCGCCCGTCGCCCATGTTGAAATTGCCCTGTAGGCGGTCAGCGATGTCGGTGATGGGGCATTTGAGATAATCGCGGCCCGCGATCGTGCCCGCCAGCCGGGTTATGTTACCTGGATTGTCCGCCCAACGCTGCGCCTCGATGATTGCCGCTGTGATCGCCAAAGCCGCCCGTGGGTTCTTCGCCACCCAATCGGACCGCATGGCGAAGCTCTTTTCGGGATGGTTCATCCACATCTGGCCAGTCGAAACCGCCGTATAGCCCAGATTCTGCGCCACCAGCTGGTCGTTCCACGGTTCGCCGACGCAGAAGGCGTCCATCGTGTCCGCCTTCATGTTCGCCACCATCTGCGGCGGCGGAACAGTGATCAGTTCGATATCCTTGTCCGGATCGATGCCGCCCGCCGCCAGCCAGTAGCGGATCCACATATCATGCGTGCCGCCGGGGAAGGTCATGGCCATGGTGATCTTCTTGCCAGCGGCCTTCCGCTGAGCGATCACGCCCTTCATCTTCGCCGCGCTGAGGTCCGCTTTGGCGCCCAGATATTCCTTGGAAACCGAGATCGCCTGACCGTTGACGTTCATGCGGGCCAGGATGCTCATGGGCGTCGCCTTGCCGATCGCACCCAGCGTCAGGAGATACGGCATGGGCGTGAGGATATGCGCGCCATCAATGCCGCCACCGCCGCTGCCTAGCACCAGATTATCGCGCGTCGCACCCCAACTGGCCTGCTTCGCCACCTGCACGTCAGGCAGGCCATATTTGGCGAACAAGCCCAATTCCTTGGCAATGATAACCGGCGCCGCGTCGGTCAGGGCGATGAAGCCCAACTTCGCGCCGGTGACTTCAGGTCCCGCTCCTGCAGCGAATGCGCCGGATGGAAACGCCTGATGCACCGCAGCAAAAAGCGCGGCAGTGCCCCCGGTCTTCAGCGCTCCACGGCGGTTGACGCCTTTTGGATTGTCCCCCTCTGCCATTCCCCAATGTCCTTCCCTGTTCGATCATCCGCGCTGCGAAAGGCACGCAGCCAGCCATTCGCCGAAGCACAGTCCGGCGGGTGTAAGATAATGATGGAGGTCCGCGGCGCGCATTCGCGTCCGCGTTGAAAACATAATAAAAAAGCCGCCTGGACGCGGTCCGTTAAGACCAGTCCGGGCGGCGTCATTGCCGATTTCGATCCTGTAGGACCGAAGCTGGTTCCTACCGTCATCGGCGGATCCAACCTATGTGCCGAAGCGTCCCTGCTTCGATACCTCTAAAGCTGTCACCGATTCGTCCGAGTCGCAAGCAAAATTTTTGCGTTGCACAAAATGCAACTGCTGGTTGTTAAACACAGTCGCAACTACCGCCTGGCAGATCGGGAACGGTGTCCCAACTTAGACGTCTCTGCAATGTTGGAAGAGGAGGCGAATTTGCGACAGAATCAGCTCCCTCAGCAGAGGATTGAGCAGCTCTCCTTGCCGGAGCGGGTCGATGTCGAGATTATCGAAAAGATGCGGCCGCTACTGCAAAAGCCTACCGTACAAAAGGTGGGAATGCTCGGCAATCTGGGTGATGAGCCGCCGTTGCTGGCGATATCGGCCGCTCTGCTGATCGGCGGTACGATCACCCGAAAGCCTGCATTACAGCGGGCGGCGATCCGTATGGCACTGGCGCATCTCATCGCCATTGGCTTTAAGGAGGTGGGCAAGAATAATGTCGATCGCACCCGCCCGGACGAACAGCTGAAAACAGGCACCTACCACATGTCCGCCGGACATTCGCACGAGGCCGACCTCCGCTCTTTCCCTAGCGGGCATACCGCGGGCGCGCTCGCCGTAGCCCGCGCCTTTTCCCGCGATTATCCTCGCTACACCAAACCCGTGCTCGCCGCCGCGGCGGTGGTTGGAGCATTACAGGTGCCCCGCCGTGCGCATTATCCGGGCGACGTGCTTGCAGGCGCGGTCGCTGGCGCGGTCGCTGAAAAGATCGCGACCTTCGTCATCGATCGCCTGGGTCTCACAAACCGCCGCCTGGCAGCCCTGTTACGCCCGGTAAATGCTTAGGGAAAGTGGTGGGCCCGGCAGGACTCGAACCCGCAACCTAGCCGTTATGAGCGGCCAGCTCTAACCATTGAGCTACAGGCCCCACCTGTCGTCCGGATAGGCAGGCTCAAGCAGCTTTGCAAGCCCGTCCCCGCTCCGGCACCGCATCCAGCAGTTGATCGAGCGTTGCCGGTCGCACATTCCGGCGGGCGAGATGCGCTAGCACCTTCTCCCACCAGCGGTAAAAGGCCACTCGATCTGCTTCGTCACGAACATAGGGCGTGTGCCCCGGCTCCAGTGTGGGCGAATGAAAGCTGAAGTTCAGCACCGCCGCACCCTCTTCGATGAGGGCATCGATCGCCCGTATCGCATCCGTAACCGGAACGCCTTCGGGCGTCAGGGGAACGCGGCTCAGCATCCCGGTTCTTGCCATCGCGCCCGGCAGCGGCCCCATCTCCCGCGTCGCGCGATAAAGCCTCTCCCCACCACCGCGCAACATGCCGACAAAGGCGGCGGATAGCGGTAACTCGACCAATGATCGGCTAGGTCCTGCCCAATAGGGGTTTAGCGGCATTCCACGAAAATCCGGCCCATGCTGGCCGCTATAGTCGAAGCGACTGCGCACTGAGCTATCCAGGCGGAAGCCCGCCTCCTCCAGCAATCGCGCGCTGTTAGGCCCCACGCCATAGCGCCCCGCCCGATAGGCGATCGGTCTCCGCCCAAATCGCCCGGCGATCCGCTCGCACAGCGTTTCCAGTTTGGCGCGCTCCAGCGCCTCAGGAAGGGCCCCAGCATAGCTGTTGGCGGCCGATATCTCCTCCAGATGCGGCGGGTTCACCCATGGATGCAGATGCGCACCAACATCAGCCGCGCCGTCGGCGACCCACTGGCCCATCATGGCCGCAGCGGCATCGTCATCGACCACTGGATAGTCCGTTACATAAACGGGCTTCACCCCCGCCGCCGCGAAATAGCTTTGCCCCACCACCATGCCCGCGAGCGCGGTGACGCCATGTCCCGTACGGCTGAACGGCGCGCTCCAGTCGAACTCCTCTTCGGTATCGACAAACAGCATGAAGCGCGTTCCGAACTCCGAGACGAGCGTGATCCTGTCTTCCGCCAAAGGTGCGCGAAGCAGGCTGCCGTCATGGATGGGGGCGTTCATACTCCCATGCCTAGCGCTCAATGGTTGCAATAGGGTTTCGGCGCGTCAGAAGCTGCCCGCCGCATCCTCCGCCACCGTCATCGCGGGCATGGAAAGCAGGAACCGATCCGGCTCGATCTGCAGGCTCCCGCCGCAACCCGCCGCGAGACTGCGGATCAGCCGCAGCGAAAAGCCGAGGCCCAGCAGCGGCCCGTCTGCCCAATCGCCCTCGGCCGTATAGCCGGGGTCGAGCAGCCGCTCCTCCTCCATGCCCTCCAGGCTCGAAGGCCGATCGACCGCCAACAGCACATAGCCATGGCCGCCATCTGGCTGGAACCAGCATGCACCGCTCAGCGCCTCGCCCGGCACCGCAATGGACACGACGGTGCGCATCAGATGTTGCACCATCCGCTCGCCCTGCACGGGATCGATCCGCACCATCGGCAGCGCGCGCGCCATGTTGATGTCGATCTGAGGGCCGTCGCTTTCGCCTTGCTCACGGAAGCGGGCGGAGACCTGCGCGATCAGCAGCGCCGGATCGACCGCGCTGGGCGTCTCCGCCCCCTCTCCCCGCGACACGCGCGCGGCAAGATCCAGGTCATCGAACGCCGCCAGCAGATGCCGGGCATCCAGCGCGATCTTACCCGCCATCTCGCGATATTCCGGCCCGCTTGGCCCGAACAGCTCCTGCTCGATAATGTCCGCAAAGCCCAGGATCGCATTCAGCGGCGTGCGCAGCTCATGCACCAATTGCCGCAGCGAATCTGCTGAGAGGCCCGCGACCGACACAGGTTCGGCTTGAGGCGGGGCGGCGACCTCATGCAGATACGGCCGCCGCGCTTGGCCCCGATAGCCTTGGAAACGGCCCGAGCGCGGATCGAAAAAGGGCGTCGCTGACAGCCGCCATTCACCCGCCATCGCACCGCCTACGATGGTATAGCGGCCATTCTGGAATCCGCTCCGCCGCGTGAATGCACCCGCAACGCTGCCGTCCGGCCCGCTCACGCCGGCAACAGCCGTTTCGCTTAGCATCAGTCCGATCAACGCGGCACGCGGCCCCTGATCGATCCAGATGATCATCCCCGTCGCGTCGGTTTCAAAGGCGAAGGAGCGGACCGCCGTCGTTTCCCCCGCATCGGGGCGAGGCACGACCACATCGGGCACCCGCCGCGTGCTGTTAAAGCGTTCGATGCGATCCACAAGATTGCGGATCTGATCGTCGCCTACCGGAACCTCGGCAGCCGCTGATTCGGCCTCCTCCTCGGCCGGCGCATCCACCGTCTGATCAGGCGCAGCGGGCTGCTCCACTGGCGCCACCATATCTGGGGTCAGCAGCATGTCTTCCGCGTCTGCGCCGGGGACGTCATCACGATCGCTCGTCAGCACCAGGTCCGCCGAGCCGAACGCTTCCAACGCCTGTTGCGTCCCGGAACTCAGGTCCCGGCGGCCGCGCAACACGCCACGCGCCGTCGGGCTCAGGCGGGGGAGCAACTCGACCCACGCCTCATCGGGCAAGCGCGCGCGTGACATGGCGGCCGCTGCGATTGCGGGCCTGTCATTGGCGAAAAACTCTACCAGCGCGGGCGAGCGCAATCGCCCGCCCAATTCGACGACCGTCGCGATCCGTTGCGTTTCGGAAAGCTGCGACTGGAGGGCCGCAAGCCGTTCGAGCAGCACAAGCCGCTCCTCGTCGTGCAAGGTCTTGCGATCGGCGCGATCATTCTGCGCCAGCAGATCGACGCATTGGCGCCACAACGTCACTGCGCCAAGGCCGCTCCTATTTTCTGCGGCCAGAACCGTCTGCATTAGATCGTTGAAGCGCACCCTAATCCCCTTGAGGACTTCCAGCGACGTGCAGCACTTCATCGCGGAAGGAAATTACAGCTCTGGATAAGCCTTCGCCGACCAAAGGGGAAGGGGCGACGCCTGCTCATTTGGGACCGTAGCATAGTGGGACAATTGCATTGCCCTGAAATATTATTATGATATCGGGCAAGAAATGAGAAAGGAAATAAGCAGGATAATGGCTGGCCCGAACATCGATGATATCGACCTGCACATCCTGGGCGAACTGCAGCAGGACGGTCGGATGACTAATGTGGAGCTGGCGCGCAAAGTAGGGCTAACTGCGCCCCCATGCCTGCGTCGCGTGCGCGCGTTGGAAGAAGGCGGGGCCATCAGCTCCTATCACGCGGTGGTGAATCCGGCCATGCTGGGTTACACCATCACCGTATTCGCGATGGTCAGCCTGAAAAGCCAGGCGGAGGCCGATCTGAAGGCTTTCGAGGACCATGTCGCCACCCTGCCGGAAGTGCGGGAATGCTATATGCTGAACGGCGAAATCGACTTCATCCTGAAGGTCGTCGCGAAGGACCTGCAAAGCTTCCAGCAATTCCTGACTTCGAAGCTAACCCCTGCCCCCAATGTGGTCAGCGTCAAAACTTCCCTCACCATCCGCATGTCGAAGAATCTGCCGGGCGTTCCGCTCCCGCTCTAGTCGCGATGACGGCGTGCGGAGACAGCATCACCGTTTACTGTCCCAGCCAATCTACCCCCCGTTCGGGCTGAGCCTGTCGAAGCCCTTTCTTACAGGCAGTAGCGCTTCGACAAACACAGCGCGAACGGTCGATTCAAACGCGCAAACGCGTGCCACCCTTCAGCTCGCTGGAGAAATCCCGACCGGCTGAAACGCCGTCTTACGGCTCTGCTGATCAACCCACACGCTCCAGAAACCCGCGACATTTGCCCAGTTGCCGCTCACCTGCGCCAAGGCAGCCTTCGCACCGGCCAAATCACCCGACCGCGCCAATGCTATGCCCAGACGCGCATTAGCTTTGCCGTGATCGATGCCTCCCTTGCTCAACGCCAGACGATACTGCTCCGCCGCCTGTGGAAACTGGCTGAGCGAGAAATAACTGTCCGCCACCGCCAGGGCAGCAGATCCGTCCTTCGCGCCCGCCGCCTTCTTTGCAGCCGCAGGCAGCGCCGCGATCTCCTTCGCCGCCTTTGGCGTCACGCTCTTCATCAAGCTAGCAGTCGCTGCTTGAGTAGTCGTCAGCTTGCCCGATGAGCGCCCAGCCTCGATAATCGCCTTCGCTTCGGCGTAATTTCCCGCCTTTTCGGCAAGCTGCGCATAGCCTTGATAATCCCGCTCACTTGCCATCGCGCCGTTCGCCGCCTGCAGCCGATAGAGATCAAGCTGAACCTGCGTATCGATGCCCGGAGCGCTCAGATAATTGGCAAGCGCCGACCGCCACTCTCCGGCAGAGCCATAGTGCGTCAGCCGTTCCCGATACAGGGATCCAACCTCCCCCCAGTCGCCCGCGGCATAGGCGAGCGAAATCGCCCGATCATACCAGGCAGCCGAAACCGCCTGTCCCGATGCGCGCTGCCGGGCAAGCGCTTCCTGCACGAAGGGCCGAGCGTCCCTTGCCTTGTTCTTGCGCAGGTAGATGTCCGCGCGCAGCATCGTCGCATCGGTCGCGTCGTAGCCGAGCGTCTTGGCGTAATCGAGTTGGGCCAGCGCATCGTCATAATTGCCGACAACATAGGAAAGATAGCCCGCGACATAGCGCAGGCGCGGCGCATCCTTCTTGGGCACAGACGCGGTCTTGAACATGTCGGTCAAGGCGATCCGCTGCGCCTGGAAATTCCGTTTCAGCACAGCCAGTTCAAACCGCAGCCCAGCCGCCGTATAAGCTTCAAAGTCGCTTACCGGCATCAGCCCGCTGATCTGCGCTTGAGCGGTATTCGCGTCGCCCGCCTTGATTGCGCTGTCGGCCGCCTGCGCAGCTGCTCGAAAACTTTCCGACATGACGATCACCGGGCCGCTTGCCGCCGGCTTCTTCGCTAGCGCTGGCGTCGATGTCGCTGCCGCCACGGCGATAGCGAAGAGCCCTGACTTAAGCATGGAATGTCGCAGCCTGACCATGTCGGCCGTCCCCTTTTTATACGCCAGCGCATCGCGCCAGCCCCTGTTGCATCATGTCGAGTAAGGAAGGCGCGCCCATCCCTGAGACGGGCGCGCCTTTTTCAAGATCAGGCCTTGGTGGAGAGATAGGCCAGCCAGAGATCCGCGATCTTTTTGCGCGTGCCCGCCTGGACCGATTGGAAGGCCGTTTTGGCAGATGCGACATCGCCGCCCAGCGCCTTTGCGATGCCGAGGCGCGTGTTCACCTCGTCCGCATCGACGCCGCCCTTTTGCTTGGCCAGTTCGAACATCGTCGCAGCCTTCGCATAGTCACCATAACCCAGATAGGCGTCGGCGGTCGCTGCTGCGATCTTGCCATTGGCGGCCTTGCGGGCATCGGATTCGGCCGAACCAAGCGATGCCTTGTCGCCTGCGATCTTGGGCGCTGCGGTCTGATACAGATCGGCGCCTGCCGTGCCCTTCAGAACGCCCTTGGCGCGACCCTGATCGACGGCGGATTTCACTTCGCCATAGATGCCGGTCTTGGACGCCATCTCGCCATATTCCAGGAAGTCGCCAGCGACCACCAATCCGCCCGATGCCGCCATCAGGCGCAGAACGTCGAGATTTTCGCGGTTGGTGATGTTCGGATTCGACTGCTGGAACAGGCGGATCAGCGTGCGCAGATTCTCACCGCTGGGCTGTGCCTGATAAGCCGAGGTCGCCCATTCGGTCACTTCTGGCAGGCGCGATCCAGCCGCACGGCTAACGCCGATCTGATACCATTGAGCGGGAACCTGCCCGCCAGCCGCCTTCGTCGCGTTGATCGCAGCCTTAAGCGCGGCGAGACCCTGCTGATTAAGACCGCGGCCAGGCTCCGCCGTCGGATTGGCGGTGCCCGCCTTGCCAAAATAGGCTTGTGCCAAGGTCACATTCACTGCATCGGCCT
It includes:
- a CDS encoding NAD(P)/FAD-dependent oxidoreductase, with amino-acid sequence MSPVVRSVASDEALPKAVDVVVIGGGIVGTASAYFLAKRGFSVALLEKGHVGCEQSSRTWGWCRQQNRDPREMPLSLLSMRLWDDLATDIGQDLGFRRTGLIYTTDDAAMLAGWEAWRPVAREFGVETYMLNEAQAAERIPETRRKWLGGLHSVADGKAEPALAAPVLAEGARTLGTTIHQGCAARSLDITNGRVTGIDTEEGYIRADAILCAAGAWASTFLRRHGITFPQASVRQTALRTKPAANVGEVLYCPDFAMTRRLDGSYTMAISGRATLEVTPQGIRFAREFMPQFVQRLKAVQLGLGRSFIEGPESLGAIFGNDPAIFEHHRILDPAPNRGLIDAVMENVRSTFPELAGLPIDHSWGAYVDCTPDAVPVISGINPVGGLYLAAGCSGHGFGLGPGIGYLAADLITNATPSVDPAHFQLTRLINGSKIKVGSL
- a CDS encoding alginate export family protein, translating into MRGLKMLLSASALATVATPALAQDIVFKPIVEARLRYEMVEQDGPLPLVEDREANAVTMRLRAGGELSSGPFALLVEGEGTLAINEDYNSGVNGKTLYPIVADPENVEANRVQIQYRTKPLIVTLGRQRINLDDQRFVGSVAWRQNEQTFDAVRVEYMGVKNLKVDVTYAIAARTIWGIDGGKFGSVNRPTEIDGDNVFANVSYKTKFGTLTGFAYLVDEDEPVAALLRNSSQTYGARFVGALPLAKKVKLSYLASYARQSDYAKNPVDYKADYVAAELGLEVSAFKLTAGYELLGSDSTTLGSATGFAFQTPFATLHKFNGWADKFLTTPTTGIQDYYGGIAYTVPKVGKMGPLVASFIFHRFSSDRLSIHYGDEYNAQVTLKIDKHLSALVKYADYDRQGIASFTGDADTKKFWAQIDYAL
- a CDS encoding ABC transporter ATP-binding protein, which produces MKQRSYLALEGITVEFPTKAGRFCALDHIDLEVDKGQFVALIGHSGCGKSTLLNAVAGLVKPTRGAIFLDGDLVDAPGPDRAVVFQDHSLLPWLTVEENVRLAVDKTSAGKSKAERRDWVMHNLELVQMTHAAGKRPGELSGGMKQRVGIARAIAMNPRVLLMDEPFGALDALTRAALQDVVMDLQARLNNTVLMITHDVDEAVLLADRVVMMTNGPAARIGEDRPVELARPRNRIEAIDMPEYAEARSAVIHFLHERYRNPATLAA
- the ntrB gene encoding nitrate ABC transporter permease, which encodes MASPSPNSRNGGPPVSSGGAATELGVIVPYPEGAIARRSFEPVAAPVHPLVSKARAVVAAVLPTMVMIGALLLFWQFLCGSPEATFPSPVKVWQESHDVITHPFKGVEIGLTHFSIQDGGDVGIAGHVLTSLSRVLIGYSLAAIVGVALGILIGQSVFAFRALDPLFQVLRTVPPLAWLPISLAIFQQAQPSAIFLIFITAIWPVILNTAAGVQTIPVAYRNVAKVLALNPVEYFVRIMLPATVPHMFTGLRIGVGMSWLAIVAAEMVQGGTGVGFFIWDSYNSSLLTDTIVALIWIGLVGFTLDRIVAFAGRVIGRAG
- a CDS encoding CmpA/NrtA family ABC transporter substrate-binding protein translates to MAEGDNPKGVNRRGALKTGGTAALFAAVHQAFPSGAFAAGAGPEVTGAKLGFIALTDAAPVIIAKELGLFAKYGLPDVQVAKQASWGATRDNLVLGSGGGGIDGAHILTPMPYLLTLGAIGKATPMSILARMNVNGQAISVSKEYLGAKADLSAAKMKGVIAQRKAAGKKITMAMTFPGGTHDMWIRYWLAAGGIDPDKDIELITVPPPQMVANMKADTMDAFCVGEPWNDQLVAQNLGYTAVSTGQMWMNHPEKSFAMRSDWVAKNPRAALAITAAIIEAQRWADNPGNITRLAGTIAGRDYLKCPITDIADRLQGNFNMGDGRKFPNAAFKMKFFDGYASFPYKSHDLWFLTENQRWGKLPMSLDTKGVIGKVNRSDIWRKAAAMLGGKGPASDSRGVEKFFDGKKFDPANPKAYLASLAIKRV
- a CDS encoding phosphatase PAP2 family protein; amino-acid sequence: MRQNQLPQQRIEQLSLPERVDVEIIEKMRPLLQKPTVQKVGMLGNLGDEPPLLAISAALLIGGTITRKPALQRAAIRMALAHLIAIGFKEVGKNNVDRTRPDEQLKTGTYHMSAGHSHEADLRSFPSGHTAGALAVARAFSRDYPRYTKPVLAAAAVVGALQVPRRAHYPGDVLAGAVAGAVAEKIATFVIDRLGLTNRRLAALLRPVNA
- a CDS encoding polysaccharide deacetylase family protein encodes the protein MNAPIHDGSLLRAPLAEDRITLVSEFGTRFMLFVDTEEEFDWSAPFSRTGHGVTALAGMVVGQSYFAAAGVKPVYVTDYPVVDDDAAAAMMGQWVADGAADVGAHLHPWVNPPHLEEISAANSYAGALPEALERAKLETLCERIAGRFGRRPIAYRAGRYGVGPNSARLLEEAGFRLDSSVRSRFDYSGQHGPDFRGMPLNPYWAGPSRSLVELPLSAAFVGMLRGGGERLYRATREMGPLPGAMARTGMLSRVPLTPEGVPVTDAIRAIDALIEEGAAVLNFSFHSPTLEPGHTPYVRDEADRVAFYRWWEKVLAHLARRNVRPATLDQLLDAVPERGRACKAA